The following are encoded in a window of Aerococcus sanguinicola genomic DNA:
- a CDS encoding C40 family peptidase: protein MKKIISVVFVALTIFFYQSQTVHAGQLPAKAVGQDFEPCPRPCCQLGDPINWENDLSRDLPTSELGAEIIASAEAYLGVPYVWGGATPAGFDCSGLVHQVYLENGLQIGRTTYAQELIGPHEAVEAARPGGLYFWEGAGGAYHVAIALGDGTYIHAPQPGQTVTYGHVDHFRPSFVINL, encoded by the coding sequence ATGAAGAAAATAATTAGTGTTGTTTTTGTTGCGTTAACGATCTTTTTCTACCAAAGCCAGACCGTTCATGCGGGGCAGCTTCCGGCAAAGGCAGTGGGCCAGGATTTTGAACCCTGTCCTCGACCTTGTTGCCAGCTAGGGGATCCGATCAATTGGGAGAATGATCTGAGCCGAGACTTACCGACTTCCGAGCTCGGCGCGGAAATTATTGCTTCAGCTGAGGCCTATTTAGGCGTGCCCTATGTTTGGGGAGGGGCGACACCGGCAGGCTTTGATTGTTCTGGCTTGGTCCACCAGGTTTACTTGGAGAACGGTCTCCAGATTGGCCGGACGACTTATGCCCAGGAATTAATTGGCCCGCACGAAGCAGTTGAAGCGGCAAGACCTGGTGGCCTTTATTTTTGGGAGGGAGCCGGTGGGGCTTACCATGTAGCGATTGCTTTGGGGGATGGGACTTATATCCATGCCCCTCAGCCCGGTCAGACGGTGACTTACGGCCATGTGGACCACTTCCGTCCTTCCTTTGTGATTAACCTATAG
- the metG gene encoding methionine--tRNA ligase, which translates to MAEEKKTFYLTTPIYYPSGKLHIGNSYSTIVADTLARYKRLMGFDVFFLTGSDEHGLKIQQKAEEEGISPQAYVDRMAQGMQDLWKRLDISNDKFIRTTDDYHEKAIQKIFERLLEQGDIYLGEYEGWYSVSDEEYFTETQLAEVYRDDEGKVIGGKAPSGHEVELVKEESYFFKMSKYADRLLQYYEDHPDFIQPESRKNEMINNFIKPGLEDLAVTRTSFDWGIEVPSNPKHVVYVWIDALANYITALGYGTDDDGNFQKYWPADIHIVGKEIVRFHTIYWPIMLMALDLPLPKKVFGHGWLLMQDGKMSKSKGNVVYPDMLVDRYGLDALRYYLMREVHFGSDGVFTPENFINRINYDLANDLGNLLNRTISMVNKYLDGQVGSYPGHVTVYDEALEETIKKGIASYHDNMDHLKFSVALDNVWEIISRTNKYIDETMPWLLAKEEAKADELQSVMYHLVDTLRMIAILIQPVMTRTPAKIFDQLGISEENHQYDALEIGGYPETARVVAKGEPIFPRLDKDEEVAYIQSQMSTTGSDEEEDWDPEEVTLTSAKDKAIKFDQFDRVELKVAEVIACDFVEGADKLLKFRLDAGDEGHRQILSGIREFYPDPQALVGKKVIIVANLKARKMRGEISQGMILSAEHDGDLSLVFVSDHIPNGSLIG; encoded by the coding sequence GTGGCTGAAGAAAAGAAAACATTTTATTTAACAACTCCCATCTACTATCCAAGTGGGAAATTACATATCGGCAATTCCTATTCAACCATCGTGGCGGATACACTGGCCCGTTATAAGCGTTTGATGGGATTTGACGTTTTCTTCCTGACAGGGTCTGATGAGCACGGCTTAAAGATCCAACAAAAGGCGGAAGAAGAAGGGATTAGTCCCCAAGCCTATGTGGACCGGATGGCCCAAGGTATGCAAGATTTATGGAAGCGTCTGGATATTTCTAATGATAAGTTTATCCGTACAACAGATGACTACCATGAAAAAGCCATCCAAAAAATCTTCGAGCGCTTACTTGAACAAGGCGATATCTACCTAGGTGAATATGAAGGTTGGTATTCGGTTTCTGACGAAGAGTACTTTACCGAAACGCAATTGGCTGAAGTTTATCGCGATGATGAAGGCAAGGTAATCGGCGGTAAGGCTCCTTCAGGCCATGAAGTCGAATTGGTTAAGGAAGAATCTTACTTCTTCAAGATGAGCAAGTATGCGGACCGTCTACTCCAATACTATGAAGACCACCCAGACTTCATCCAACCGGAGTCACGGAAGAATGAAATGATTAATAACTTCATCAAACCAGGTCTAGAAGACTTGGCGGTGACACGGACCTCCTTTGACTGGGGGATTGAAGTCCCTTCCAATCCTAAGCACGTGGTCTATGTTTGGATCGATGCGCTAGCCAACTACATTACAGCTCTGGGTTATGGGACAGATGATGATGGCAACTTCCAGAAGTATTGGCCTGCTGACATCCATATCGTAGGTAAGGAAATTGTTCGTTTCCACACGATTTATTGGCCAATTATGTTGATGGCTTTGGACCTGCCACTGCCTAAGAAGGTCTTCGGCCACGGCTGGCTCTTGATGCAAGACGGGAAGATGTCTAAGTCCAAGGGTAATGTGGTTTATCCCGATATGTTAGTAGACCGCTATGGCCTCGATGCCCTGCGCTATTACCTCATGCGCGAAGTTCATTTTGGCTCAGATGGGGTCTTCACACCAGAAAACTTCATCAATCGGATTAATTATGACTTAGCCAATGACTTAGGTAATCTTTTGAACCGGACAATTTCTATGGTTAATAAATACTTGGATGGCCAAGTCGGTTCTTATCCAGGCCACGTGACGGTTTACGATGAAGCCCTTGAAGAAACCATCAAGAAGGGGATCGCCAGCTACCACGACAATATGGACCATTTGAAATTTAGCGTTGCTTTAGATAATGTCTGGGAAATCATCTCCCGTACCAATAAGTACATTGATGAAACCATGCCATGGCTCCTCGCTAAAGAAGAAGCTAAGGCAGATGAGCTCCAATCGGTGATGTACCACTTGGTGGATACCCTGCGGATGATCGCGATCCTGATTCAACCAGTGATGACACGGACGCCTGCTAAGATCTTTGACCAATTAGGTATCTCTGAGGAAAACCACCAGTATGATGCGCTAGAAATTGGTGGCTATCCTGAAACCGCCCGCGTTGTGGCTAAGGGTGAACCTATCTTCCCACGCTTGGATAAAGATGAAGAAGTGGCTTATATCCAGTCGCAAATGTCGACGACCGGTTCAGATGAAGAAGAGGATTGGGATCCTGAAGAAGTGACCTTGACGTCAGCCAAGGATAAGGCCATTAAATTTGACCAGTTTGACCGGGTGGAATTAAAGGTAGCTGAAGTCATTGCTTGCGACTTTGTTGAAGGGGCCGATAAGTTACTCAAGTTCCGTCTGGATGCTGGCGATGAAGGCCACCGGCAAATCCTATCGGGTATCCGGGAATTCTATCCTGATCCCCAAGCCTTAGTCGGTAAAAAAGTCATCATTGTGGCTAACTTGAAGGCTCGTAAGATGCGCGGTGAGATTTCGCAAGGTATGATTCTTTCGGCCGAACACGATGGCGACTTGTCCCTTGTTTTTGTGTCTGATCATATCCCAAATGGCAGTTTAATTGGCTAG
- a CDS encoding TatD family hydrolase: MLFDSHTHLNASEFDEDRDQALAKARAAGVKGMTLIGSDRESIDRANEMLVQNDDLLAVFGWHPVDAIDFGPEEEALLRQQLTHPKAVGVGEIGLDFHWDKSPRKVQERVLRQQLAIAREYELPVVIHSRDAQEATYQILKEEKIGEIGGVIHNFGDGPDLAQAYLDLGMYLSFSGVSTFKKSKEVREAVRLCPKERILIETDSPYLTPEPKRGQKNGSHLVRYVCNRLADELDMSYEDFAQLTFDNACRFFNRTYDGQTFQKKGQADG; the protein is encoded by the coding sequence ATGCTATTTGATTCGCATACCCACTTGAATGCGAGTGAATTTGATGAGGACCGCGACCAGGCCTTAGCTAAGGCTAGAGCGGCAGGTGTCAAGGGGATGACCTTGATTGGCTCGGACAGGGAAAGTATTGACCGGGCGAATGAGATGCTGGTCCAAAACGATGACCTATTGGCAGTCTTTGGCTGGCACCCTGTGGATGCGATTGACTTTGGCCCAGAGGAGGAAGCCCTCCTGCGCCAACAGTTGACCCATCCCAAGGCAGTCGGTGTGGGCGAAATTGGCCTGGACTTTCATTGGGACAAGAGCCCTCGAAAGGTCCAAGAGCGTGTCCTCCGCCAGCAATTAGCCATAGCCCGTGAATATGAACTGCCAGTAGTTATCCATTCGCGCGATGCCCAGGAAGCCACTTACCAAATTCTTAAAGAAGAAAAGATTGGTGAAATTGGTGGGGTCATCCATAACTTTGGAGATGGCCCAGACCTGGCTCAGGCTTACCTAGACCTAGGCATGTACCTTTCTTTCAGTGGCGTTTCGACCTTCAAGAAGTCGAAAGAAGTGCGAGAAGCGGTGCGCCTCTGCCCTAAAGAGCGCATCCTAATTGAAACGGATTCGCCCTATCTAACGCCTGAACCTAAGCGCGGGCAAAAGAATGGCAGTCACTTGGTGCGCTATGTCTGCAACCGGCTAGCTGATGAATTAGATATGTCTTATGAAGACTTTGCTCAGTTGACCTTTGACAATGCTTGCCGCTTCTTTAATCGGACTTATGATGGCCAAACTTTCCAGAAGAAAGGGCAAGCAGATGGCTAA